The following are from one region of the Chlamydiota bacterium genome:
- the leuD gene encoding 3-isopropylmalate dehydratase small subunit: MKSFKDHQGLIATLDRANVDTDQIIPKQFLKKITRTGFGEHLFQDWRYLFDGKPDPKFELNQDCFKGATILVARNNFGCGSSREHAVWAIEQYGFRVVIAPNLKRGESIIPGFADIFRSNSLKNGLLTLELQEPEVEEIFHWVSRFKGLQARVELEHQRVTLLLPEEISFHFEIDSAIKHRLIHGLDEIGITLQHVNDITRFEESHDAQMVAFKMKSKGP; encoded by the coding sequence ATGAAATCATTTAAAGACCATCAAGGTTTAATCGCTACACTGGATCGAGCCAATGTTGATACGGATCAGATCATTCCAAAACAATTCTTGAAAAAAATCACGCGGACTGGTTTTGGAGAGCATTTATTTCAAGATTGGCGTTATTTATTTGATGGAAAGCCAGATCCAAAGTTTGAATTGAATCAGGATTGCTTTAAGGGGGCGACTATTTTGGTTGCCCGAAATAATTTTGGTTGTGGATCCAGTCGGGAGCATGCGGTGTGGGCCATAGAGCAATATGGTTTTCGGGTGGTGATTGCACCTAATCTAAAGAGGGGAGAATCGATTATTCCTGGATTTGCAGATATTTTTAGGAGTAACAGTCTTAAAAATGGACTCCTTACCCTTGAACTTCAAGAACCTGAAGTAGAAGAAATTTTTCACTGGGTTTCCCGCTTTAAAGGACTGCAAGCACGGGTTGAATTAGAACATCAGCGTGTGACACTTCTTCTTCCCGAAGAAATTTCTTTTCACTTCGAAATCGACTCTGCCATTAAGCATCGCCTCATTCATGGATTGGATGAGATTGGGATTACGCTTCAACATGTGAATGACATCACTCGTTTTGAAGAGAGTCATGACGCTCAGATGGTTGCTTTTAAAATGAAGTCAAAAGGCCCTTGA